A single genomic interval of Campylobacter concisus harbors:
- the kdsB gene encoding 3-deoxy-manno-octulosonate cytidylyltransferase has translation MIIIPARLASTRFSDKILKEINGVPMFVATALRVSGVDDVAVAVDEPSVLEIAKAHGIKAVLTSKDHQSGTDRINEATQILGLSESEIIINVQADEPFIEPENIAKFRAFCEQNKGKAFMFSCYKKIDDEFADDKNLVKVVTDFEGYALYFSRSRIPFNRSECKSYKAHLGIYGYSVKSLKEFCALLPSSLENTEKLEQLRALENGKKIAMLEVESQSIGIDSEEDYQRALAKFGKK, from the coding sequence ATGATAATCATCCCAGCTCGCCTTGCCTCAACAAGGTTTAGTGATAAAATTTTAAAAGAGATAAACGGCGTGCCAATGTTTGTGGCGACAGCTCTTAGAGTAAGCGGCGTGGACGATGTAGCGGTTGCTGTGGACGAGCCAAGCGTGCTAGAGATCGCCAAGGCTCACGGCATAAAAGCGGTGCTAACTAGCAAAGATCATCAAAGTGGCACTGACAGGATAAACGAAGCAACACAAATTTTGGGGCTAAGCGAGAGTGAGATCATCATAAATGTTCAGGCTGATGAGCCATTTATTGAACCTGAAAATATCGCTAAATTTAGGGCGTTTTGCGAGCAAAACAAAGGGAAAGCCTTTATGTTTTCTTGCTATAAAAAGATAGACGATGAGTTTGCGGATGATAAAAATTTAGTTAAAGTGGTGACTGATTTTGAGGGCTACGCGCTTTATTTTTCAAGATCAAGGATACCATTTAATAGAAGCGAGTGCAAAAGCTACAAGGCGCACCTTGGTATCTACGGATACAGCGTAAAAAGCCTAAAAGAGTTTTGTGCTCTCTTGCCATCAAGCCTTGAAAACACCGAAAAGCTCGAGCAGCTACGTGCCCTAGAAAATGGTAAAAAGATAGCAATGCTAGAGGTTGAGAGCCAAAGTATCGGCATCGATAGTGAAGAGGACTACCAAAGAGCGCTAGCTAAATTTGGCAAGAAATAA
- a CDS encoding HrcA family transcriptional regulator yields the protein MSKTNKRDLILNSIIEAYLQDNMPIGSNELGSRMSAAIPASTIRVYFKKLSDEGEITKLHISGGRIPTIAAMRRYWSEIFAISDINLEINDAEGLKKLCDEFELYCMIFGTIDNELLEILNLNNRYMILNFGEDEIVIKFDARMYKFLSNLAGVSLNKLELICSQVGLSELKNKIRELKRTKIYFQENEILAFDMFKDRRFKMVFDPSFSLQMDEKLTFSPMFDENFMGLKFSTNYLGNEAQMICAGSIYTDYVKFINLIKEAA from the coding sequence GTGAGTAAAACAAATAAACGTGATTTGATACTAAATTCTATCATTGAGGCTTATTTGCAGGATAATATGCCTATTGGTTCAAATGAGCTTGGCTCTCGTATGAGCGCGGCTATTCCGGCTTCTACGATACGCGTTTATTTCAAAAAGCTTTCAGATGAGGGCGAGATCACAAAGCTTCACATTAGTGGCGGTCGTATACCAACAATCGCTGCGATGAGAAGATATTGGAGTGAAATTTTTGCTATAAGTGATATAAATTTAGAGATAAATGATGCCGAAGGATTGAAAAAGTTATGTGATGAATTTGAGCTCTATTGTATGATTTTTGGCACAATCGATAATGAATTGCTAGAAATTTTAAATTTAAATAATAGATATATGATCTTAAATTTTGGTGAAGATGAGATCGTTATCAAATTTGATGCTAGGATGTATAAATTTTTAAGTAATCTTGCTGGAGTTAGTTTAAACAAACTTGAGCTTATCTGCTCTCAAGTTGGTTTAAGCGAACTAAAAAATAAGATAAGAGAGCTTAAAAGGACTAAAATTTACTTCCAAGAAAATGAAATTTTAGCCTTTGATATGTTTAAAGATAGACGTTTTAAGATGGTTTTTGACCCAAGTTTTAGCTTGCAAATGGATGAGAAACTTACATTTTCTCCTATGTTTGATGAAAATTTTATGGGACTTAAATTTAGTACAAACTATCTTGGCAACGAAGCACAGATGATCTGTGCTGGCAGTATTTATACTGACTATGTAAAATTTATAAATCTAATAAAGGAGGCTGCGTGA
- a CDS encoding trehalose-6-phosphate synthase, translating into MYLFFLITHLICAIVFIGYVFFDVCIYPFAKKTVDTKTLEIVKKAYTKGSAKVFGTAFLLLLISGAYMAKDYFGGELGWWQSNFQKLLLVKIFVLLIMCLVTFISVFNVVILKKPDPFGKFSHLIALVLCLIMVILAKVMWWA; encoded by the coding sequence ATGTATTTATTTTTTTTGATTACTCATTTAATTTGTGCCATTGTATTTATAGGATACGTATTTTTCGATGTTTGCATATATCCGTTTGCTAAAAAAACGGTTGATACTAAAACCCTTGAAATAGTTAAAAAAGCCTACACAAAAGGCAGCGCAAAGGTATTTGGCACGGCATTTTTATTGCTTTTAATAAGTGGTGCTTATATGGCAAAAGACTATTTTGGAGGCGAGCTTGGCTGGTGGCAAAGCAACTTTCAAAAGCTGCTACTTGTAAAAATTTTTGTTTTACTTATAATGTGCCTTGTAACTTTTATCTCTGTTTTTAATGTCGTTATTTTAAAAAAGCCTGATCCATTTGGTAAATTTTCACATTTAATAGCTCTAGTGCTTTGCCTAATAATGGTCATTTTAGCAAAAGTAATGTGGTGGGCTTAA
- a CDS encoding DNA-binding protein: MIETSDIFNLLHNAVEAKNIGKKISQAKMAEELGVPMRTYQDWRLGNSKPQAAAAVCKLLCELDDDEILFVINKMRKLLGK; encoded by the coding sequence ATGATTGAAACAAGTGATATATTTAATTTGCTTCACAATGCAGTTGAGGCAAAAAATATCGGTAAGAAAATTTCACAAGCAAAAATGGCAGAAGAGCTTGGTGTACCAATGAGAACATATCAAGATTGGAGGCTTGGCAACTCAAAGCCGCAAGCTGCTGCTGCAGTTTGTAAACTACTTTGTGAGCTTGACGACGATGAAATATTATTTGTTATCAATAAGATGAGAAAGTTATTAGGAAAATAG
- the dnaK gene encoding molecular chaperone DnaK, translating to MSKVIGIDLGTTNSCVSVFERGESKVIPNKEGKNTTPSVVAFTDKGEILVGDVAKRQAVTNPEKTIYSIKRIMGLMSNEKNAEEAKSRLPYHVVDRNGACAVEIAGKVYTPQEISAKILIKLKEDAEAYLGEKVTDAVITVPAYFNDSQRKATKEAGTIAGLNVLRIINEPTAAALAYGLDKKEAEKILVYDLGGGTFDVTVLETGDNIVEVLATGGNAFLGGDDFDNKIIDWLVSEFKNENGIDLKGDIMALQRLKEAAENAKKELSSAQETEINLPFITADATGPKHLVKKLTRAKFEGMIDSLVGETITKINEVTKDAGLNKSDIKEVVMVGGSTRVPLVQEEVKKAFGKELNKSVNPDEVVAIGAAIQGAVIKGDVKDVLLLDVTPLSLGIETLGGVMTKIIEKGTTIPTKKSQVFSTAEDNQSAVTIMVLQGEREFARDNKSLGNFNLEGIPAAPRGVPQIEVEFDIDANGILTVSAKDKATGKAQNITISGSSGLSEEEINNMVKDAELHKEEDKKRKDAVEARNQADALVHQTEKSMSELGEKVPAEDRSNIEAALNDLKEVLKDENSSKEQIDAKVEALSKASHKLAEAMYKKDENAGANGGNNKKDDDVIDAEVE from the coding sequence ATGTCAAAAGTTATAGGTATAGACTTAGGTACAACAAACTCTTGTGTGAGCGTTTTTGAGCGTGGCGAGAGCAAAGTTATCCCAAACAAAGAGGGTAAAAACACAACTCCATCAGTTGTTGCTTTCACAGACAAGGGTGAAATTCTAGTAGGTGACGTTGCAAAACGTCAAGCAGTTACAAACCCTGAAAAAACGATATATTCTATCAAACGTATCATGGGTTTGATGAGCAATGAAAAAAATGCTGAAGAGGCAAAAAGCCGCTTGCCATATCACGTTGTAGATAGAAATGGCGCTTGCGCAGTTGAGATCGCTGGCAAGGTTTACACTCCACAAGAAATTTCAGCAAAAATTCTTATCAAACTAAAAGAAGACGCTGAAGCATACCTTGGTGAAAAGGTAACAGATGCGGTTATTACTGTGCCAGCTTACTTTAATGATAGCCAAAGAAAAGCTACAAAAGAGGCTGGAACGATCGCAGGGCTAAACGTACTTCGTATCATCAACGAGCCAACAGCTGCAGCACTTGCTTATGGTCTTGATAAAAAAGAGGCTGAGAAAATTTTAGTTTACGACCTAGGTGGTGGTACATTTGACGTTACAGTGCTAGAGACTGGTGATAATATCGTTGAAGTTTTGGCAACTGGCGGTAACGCATTCTTGGGCGGCGATGACTTTGATAACAAGATAATTGACTGGCTAGTAAGCGAGTTTAAAAATGAAAATGGCATCGATCTAAAAGGCGATATCATGGCACTTCAACGCTTAAAAGAAGCTGCTGAAAATGCTAAAAAAGAGCTAAGCTCAGCTCAAGAGACTGAGATAAATTTACCATTTATCACAGCTGATGCGACTGGTCCAAAACACCTTGTCAAAAAGCTAACTCGTGCTAAATTTGAGGGTATGATCGACTCACTTGTGGGCGAGACTATCACTAAGATAAATGAGGTAACAAAAGACGCTGGTTTAAATAAAAGCGACATTAAAGAGGTCGTAATGGTCGGTGGTTCAACTCGTGTGCCACTAGTTCAAGAAGAGGTCAAAAAAGCATTTGGTAAAGAGCTAAATAAGAGTGTTAATCCAGATGAGGTCGTAGCTATCGGTGCTGCTATCCAAGGTGCGGTTATAAAAGGTGACGTAAAAGATGTGCTACTTCTTGACGTAACTCCGCTTAGCCTTGGTATCGAGACACTTGGCGGCGTGATGACTAAGATTATCGAAAAAGGTACAACCATACCAACTAAGAAAAGCCAAGTCTTCTCAACTGCTGAAGATAACCAAAGTGCCGTTACTATCATGGTTTTACAAGGCGAGCGTGAGTTTGCAAGGGATAATAAATCACTTGGTAACTTCAACCTCGAAGGCATCCCAGCAGCTCCAAGAGGCGTGCCTCAAATAGAAGTTGAATTTGACATCGACGCAAACGGAATTTTAACTGTTTCAGCAAAAGATAAAGCAACTGGCAAAGCCCAAAATATCACCATTTCTGGATCAAGCGGCTTAAGCGAAGAAGAGATAAACAACATGGTAAAAGATGCTGAGCTTCATAAAGAAGAAGACAAAAAGCGCAAAGACGCAGTTGAGGCTAGAAACCAAGCTGACGCACTAGTTCATCAAACTGAAAAGAGCATGAGCGAGCTTGGCGAGAAAGTCCCAGCTGAGGATAGAAGCAACATCGAAGCTGCGTTAAACGACCTAAAAGAGGTCTTAAAAGATGAAAATTCTTCAAAAGAACAGATCGATGCAAAAGTAGAAGCTCTAAGCAAGGCCAGCCACAAACTAGCAGAAGCTATGTATAAAAAAGATGAAAACGCTGGAGCAAACGGTGGAAACAACAAAAAAGACGACGACGTTATAGACGCTGAAGTCGAGTAA
- the grpE gene encoding nucleotide exchange factor GrpE, which translates to MQELANDSVNLDALGDISKVEKLEKELGEITDKYYRANAEFENIKKRYEKEKTDVANYANEKFARDLLPVIDALEIAANFDPEDDEFAKKIKEGILITINQFKKCFEKHGVSEIPTDTEFDPSVHNAVLRVDSEEKQSGQIVQALQKGYMINGRVLRPAMVSVAN; encoded by the coding sequence ATGCAAGAACTAGCTAATGATAGCGTAAATTTGGACGCACTTGGTGATATTTCAAAGGTTGAAAAACTTGAAAAAGAGCTCGGAGAAATAACTGATAAATATTACAGAGCAAATGCTGAGTTTGAAAATATCAAAAAGCGATATGAAAAAGAGAAGACGGATGTTGCAAACTATGCAAATGAGAAATTTGCTAGGGACTTGCTACCAGTCATAGATGCTCTTGAGATCGCTGCGAATTTTGATCCAGAGGATGATGAATTTGCTAAAAAGATCAAAGAGGGTATTTTGATAACTATAAATCAGTTTAAAAAATGTTTTGAAAAGCATGGCGTAAGCGAGATACCAACTGATACTGAGTTTGATCCAAGCGTGCACAATGCCGTTTTAAGGGTCGATAGCGAAGAGAAGCAGAGTGGTCAAATCGTACAAGCTTTGCAAAAAGGCTATATGATAAATGGTAGGGTTTTGCGCCCAGCTATGGTCAGCGTGGCAAACTAA